The genomic DNA GATTATTATACAGGCAAATCCAGAATAAAACTATGGATATTGTTGTAGCCACCCATTTTAACAATCCCCTGTTTTTCATTTTCACCTTCTTTACAGTAGTACCTCCCTCTGCCATCCCAGCTCCTTTGAAGAGTGGCCGTTTCCCCATCTTCTTCTTTCTCTGGTTCCTCTTCTTCAGCTATGTAGTTATCATCGTTTTCATACTCTTCTTCTTGTTCTTCTTCGTCGTCGTTTTCGTTGTTGTTGGTGTTATTATCATTTTCCACGTCGGCTGTTTCTTCTTCTTCATGGTCAATGCTGGAAGTGGAATATTTCAAAAGGTGAAGTCGAAGGCGGCCATTGCTTCGCTCAGCTTGAAAGATGGGGTTGTTCGATGGGGCCTTGACAGCTTGAATCACCAACCTTCCGTTTTCACGGTGGGACCTAACGCGAAGCGATTCCGATCCGCTTATCGTTGTCAGTGGTGGTGGGAAATCTCCAGCAATTGCTTTCTTAGTGCCCCCCAATGATTGACCCGATTTCCATGTCGGAGGATTCCCACCTTGCGAACTATGTGAAGACAATGCGAACACGTCGTCTTCCAACACATCGTCGCTCCCCGTTTCACTACCCAAATTCTCAGTACACAGTTCCAAGCTCTTCTCACTTAAACTAGACAAAGAACGTTTCACTAAAGGATGAACATAAGTGTTTTCATTCCCTTGTTCCCCTTTTGAAGATTGAGGACTATTGAACAGAGCCTGGAGTAAACTCCAACCGCCCGGTTCAGGGTTAACCGAACACGACTTACTGATCAATTCGCGTGGTCTCGCCGAAGATAACGTTAGCCTCAATGCTCTCGGCTCAACCAACTGCGACTCGAGACATGACTGTAAACCTTGGTGACAAACAATCGTCGCCATAACGATAGAAAATTTAGTATAACGTTGTACGGTTTTAGAGAGTGTGTGTTTGTTTTTTGATGGAGAGATAAGCAAAAGGGGTGGGAATGGGATGTGAATTTGTAGTACTCCAAAAGTTCCAGCATATACAGAGAAGTGGGGAAAAGGGGACCACTTgaatttttctacaatttttttttctatagtTGTTTAAATCTGCCACACACAGCAAAAGGAAACAAAgaaacatttttttttcctttaaaaaaatGGCCAAAAAAGGAAGAATTTATATTtgtgtattattatttttattaaatgagtGGGAATTTGAATGTCAGCAACGAGTTTCTTCACAAAATCTATTCTGGGTAGAAATTTAAAGTATGGGGTACATTGCTCCAAAATTTACCAccttctttattttcctttttcttcttcccTTTCCAAAAAGAGCCTACAAAAGGGGTACGTGAGATTCACCAATTTATATGATTGCTTTCTTGATTTGAtttatatttaacaaaaataaaagttaaaatccTAAACTCAAAattcttaatatttaattatattttatattaatatttatttataaatcttacatattttatttaatttagtgatgtgctatgttattattatattgatgGTGCATAAAATTTATACACCACATCAAatattattctaaatatttaattatctatatttattgctaataattttaatgtttgagcCATAGTTTATTATTAATGTATAAATTTGTCCACTGATAACATATTAAATACAAATCTTTATCGAAACCCGAAATCACAGTGAATCCCACTGTTCTTCATGTATGATTCATATGTTCTCATGAGTCAAAACCTTTGTTGGATTGCATTCAAAAAGAGGAATGATAATATGTACTATCAGCCCACagcctttgaattttttttccagCAACTAAAGTTACCGAAATGGACATCGATTCTAGCCAGAATTTGACCAAAACTGCAAAAATACTACCCCCCAAGGAGACCTACAGAATGAAGGGCAAGTTTGTCAAACCATCGAAGTTTAGGgttggagaaaaaaaaagaacGAAGAATATGGATACTTGAAAGGTGCTTGGACCGACAGCCTCCGACCCCACCATGGAATCAAAAAATGGAGAAATCATTGTGAGACCCACAAGACAAGTTATTCAAATATTGTCATGTTACTCCACATTGTTTCACAGTATAGTAACTTTTTAATGGAGAATAAGGTTTCAAAGTATATACAGTTGTTTTTCCATGGTGTAATTTGCATGCTTAAATTGAAACTTCGATTGAGGTTGGTTTAGTTTGGTTTGGGTTAACATCATTCTTTGCTCCCGGTGGGCATGTGATTTTTAATTAattcgaaaattttatcgattcaattatgttatttattttatcacaTTAATTTAGCTATTTTTTCTCTTTAAATGGAATAtgtgatatttttaaaatataaaaaaatcaaacaaTCAATATTACATGGATGGAAGACCGAATAAGTACATAAATATGTTGAATTTAGAGTTTTAAAGTCTTTTTTAATTCTGAATTTGAAGTTATAAATTTCTTTAGTAagagaaataaaatgaaaattcatgGTTTTCACATTATTTTAAATGCCACATAATCTAATTTAACTGAAGTGATTTGAGGATGGTATCAATCAAAACTTCAATTATTAAGTAAAAGAGAGCTTAAGGACCAAATGAGATACTAAATTTCAAACGTGCAAAAAAGTATAGGGACAGAAAACAAAGTTATACCAATCATGTTCGGCCATTTATGACTTATACTCCACTAACACACACCCCTTTAGTTTTTGTCGGCTAGGCGCTTACCTATGACTGCTCTAAATATAGAATCCCTCTCTATAAAAAGAAGGGAAATTAATAAAAGGAATCATCCATCAAAAAATAATGAAGAGGAGGCAAAGGCCAGCATGTGGGTGGACAACAAATGACCTAACCTATAAATGTTTAAACAAATGGCAAAGGAGGTTGGTTCATGCTATTTGTGGGTTTTGCGGTTGTGGGTTTTCCTAGTATAGTAAAGC from Gossypium arboreum isolate Shixiya-1 chromosome 9, ASM2569848v2, whole genome shotgun sequence includes the following:
- the LOC108456427 gene encoding protein FANTASTIC FOUR 3, giving the protein MATIVCHQGLQSCLESQLVEPRALRLTLSSARPRELISKSCSVNPEPGGWSLLQALFNSPQSSKGEQGNENTYVHPLVKRSLSSLSEKSLELCTENLGSETGSDDVLEDDVFALSSHSSQGGNPPTWKSGQSLGGTKKAIAGDFPPPLTTISGSESLRVRSHRENGRLVIQAVKAPSNNPIFQAERSNGRLRLHLLKYSTSSIDHEEEETADVENDNNTNNNENDDEEEQEEEYENDDNYIAEEEEPEKEEDGETATLQRSWDGRGRYYCKEGENEKQGIVKMGGYNNIHSFILDLPV